The Halorussus gelatinilyticus genome contains the following window.
TGGACCTGCTGGTCCCCGCCGCGCTGGAAAACGCCATCGACGGCGACCTCGCCGAGGACGTGCAGGCCGACGTCGTCGTGGAGGCCGCCAACGGGCCGCTCACGCCCGACGCCGACGACGTGCTCGCCGACTCGGACACCTACGTCTTCCCCGACATCCTCGCCAACGCGGGCGGGGTCACCGTCTCGTACTTCGAGTGGGTCCAGAACCGCCAGCGGTTCCACTGGACCGAGGAGCGCGTCAACGACGAACTCGAACGCATCATCACGGACGCCTTCGACAACCTCGTCGAGACCTACGAGGAGACCGGCGCGCCGAACATGCGCACCGCCGCGTACGTCGTCGCCATCCAGCGCGTCGTGGACGCCTACGAGGAGAGCGGCAACTGGCCCTGAGATTTAGATAAACGGACAGTCACGTTCGTTTTCTTTCGAGGTAACGTATATCATAAGGTGGGGATTTAGAATAGGGCTGAACTGCCGCTAGAGGCGCTTAGAATCCTTTTTAATCCGTACTTCGTCCTGTTTTCATTCCTGATAACCGTATCGGGGTTTTATGTCCTAGGTGTGAGAATAGCTGTTCAGAAGAGAACCATGTTCGACACCGACAACTGGCGGCCCGACCGGGCACAGGTGGGTATCGGTACACTCATCGTGTTCATCGCTATGGTGCTGGTCGCCGCCATCGCAGCGGGCGTACTCATCAACACCGCAGGCTTCCTGCAGACGAAGTCCGAGCAGACGGGCACGGAAGCCACCGGGCAAGTGACCAATCGGGTGAATGTCGTCAGCACCGTCGGCATCGTAGGTAACGACCAGTCCATTCACATGGTGAACCTCACCGTGATGAAGAGTTCCGGGTCGGGTGACGTGAACCTCTCGACGGCCACCGTCGAGTGGCTCGGTCCCGACAGCGGGAAGATTCTGACCAGAGCCGACGACGGCGTCGCCAACGACACGCGGTTCAACGTCAGCACCATCAAGGACATTCAGAACACGTATCCGGTCCTCGTGGACCAAGGCGACCGGTTCCGCATCTCGCTGAACACCGCGGAACTGACCGAGAACTCCCACGGTCTCCGCGAAAGCGAGGAGTTCACCATCAAAATCGTCACGTCGGCGGGCGCGGTTACCTACCACCACAGCGTGCCCCAGACGCTGACCAGCCAAAAAGCGGTCTCGCTGTAACCGGTCTACCCGCCGTTTTTCTCTTTCTCTCGCACTCCGCGATTCGAGCGACAGCGCTGGCTTGGGTTACAACTCGTAGACCCGGAGCGTCGCTTCGACCGGCGACTCGCCCGTTTGATTCGGATGCCGACCCGCCGTCGTGACGACGAGGTGGCTCGAAGCCGCGACGGGACCGCGGATTCGGGTCGCGGCCGTCGAGACGTGCCATCGCACATCGCCAGTATCGGCGTCGAGACCGTGGACGCTCACCTCACTTCCGTCCGACTGGGGCACGATGAGCGTACCGTCGAGTAGAATCGGCGAGGTCTCTTGGGTCCACTCACCGTCGCCTACCTCCGTTTGCCACAATCGCTCTCCGGACGCCAGCGCGTACGCTTCGAGGGTCGCCTCGGGGCCGTCGGTTCCCGGCGCGCCACGAGTGACGAAGACGGTATCGCCGACCACGGTGGGTGTGGTCAACGACCCGCTTACGGTCGTCTCCGCCGACGCGGACGGTTCGTCGTCGGCGGCGAGCGCGGGCACGTACCCGTTGTGTGTCTCGGTCCGACCGATTTGCGGCCAGTCGCGTGTGTTTCCGGCGGACTGCTCGGACGTGGTCTCGTCGTTCGTCGTCGTGGCCGTGCTTCCGGACGCCGAGAGGGGTCCGGAACAGCCAGCGACGGCGGTCGTACCCGTAGCGGCAAGGAAGGCTCTGCGAGTGGTGGAGGGTTCGTCGGGCGACATACTCGGGCAGTCTCACGACCCGGTGTTAAAATTTCTGAGACTCGCGGTCGGCTGGAGAGGGGTTTCGCTCGGGCGGACGTTAGAGACCCAGTTCCCGGCCGATGACGAGGTGCTGAATCTCGCTGGTCCCCTCACCGATCTCCATCAGTTTCGCGTCGCGGAAGAACCGCTGAGGCGCGAAGTCCTCGGTGTAGCCGTAGCCGCCGAGCGTCTGCACTGCGTCCTCGGCGACTTCGCGGGCGGCCTCGCTGGCGTCGAGTTTGGCGAGCGCGCTCTCGTGAGAGACCGAGTTCCCTTGGTCGTACTTCCACGCCGCCTTGTGGGTCAGCAGGCGAGCGCGCTCGACCTTCCGGTCCATCGAGACGACCTTGTTCCGGATGGCGTCGAACTTCGAGATGGGCTGGCCGAACTGCTCGCGCTCGGTGCTGTACTCCTTGGCGGCCTCGAAAGCGCCCTGCGCGAGACCGGTCGAGAGCGCCGCGATGGAGATGCGACCGCCGTCCAGCGTCTTCTTCGTCTGGTCCCAGCCGTCGCCCTCCTCGCCGAGCAGACGGTCCTCGGGGAGTCGCACGTCGTCGAGTTGGATTTCGCAGGTCGGCGAGGCGTTCAGGCCCATCTTGTCCCAGACGGTCGTGACCTCGAAGCCGTCGTCCTGCTCGGGGTCAACGATGAACGTGGAGATACCGTCGTAGCCCGCGCCGGGGTCCGTGACCGCCTTGACGAGGACCGACCCGGCGACGTTGGCGTTGGTGATGAACTGCTTGGTGCCGTTCAGGACCCACTCGTCGCCCTCTTTTTCCGCCATCGTGTCCATGTCGCTGGCGTCCGACCCGCTACCGGGTTCGGTCAGCGCCCACGAGCCGAGGTACTCGCCCTCCGCGAGCGGACGAAGCCAGCGTTCCTTCTGCTCTTCGGTGCCGAACAGTTCGATGGGCTTGGAGGCCAGCGAGACGTGCGCGGCGTACGAGAGACCGATGGACCCGGAGACTCGACCCAACTCCTCGGTCACGAGCGCGTACATCAATTGGTCGCCGCCCAGACCGCCCCATTCCTCGCTGACGGGCACGCCCATCATGTCGAGGTCCGCGAGTTGGGAGAATATCTCCTCCGGGAAGCGGTGTTCGTCCTCGATGTCCTGCGCGATGGGTTCGATCTCCTCGTCGCAGAACCGACGCACCTCGTCCCGAATCATCTGATGCTCGTCGGGAAGGCTGAAATCCATACGCAATTTTTGCGCGAGTGGTAGTATAAAGACAGCGAACCAGCGTCGGGGGTTCCGGAAGACACTTGCCACGGTAGCCTGACGCGTCTGCCATGGCCTCGCCCTCCCGCCGCGACCTCCTCCGGGCGACCGGGCTCGGTCTCGCCGCCATCGCCGGTTGCGCCGGTCGAGAAGCCCCTCCGAACGACACGACCATGCATACCGCGACCGAGACGCGGCACACCGAAACGACGACCCAGACGACGACCGACACGATGAGCGAAACCGCCACGAGCGCGCCCCGAGACTGCGTTCCGGAGTCGATTCCCGAAAACGGCTGGCCGCTCCCCGACCGCGGCCCGACGGGAGCGAACTACGCACCGGCGGCGACCGGACCGACCGAGAAACCGACCGTCCGCTGGAAGCGGACCGTCGAGGAACCCGAAACGGAGGGCTACCTCGACGTGGCCCTCACCAGTCCGGTGGTCACGGCGGACCGAATCTTCGTCGGCAAGGCGCTCTATCCGGGCACCGAAAACGAGATGCCCGACGAGAACGCCGTCCACGCCTACGACCGCGAGACCGGCGAACTGGATTGGTCGCATCCGACGAAAGCTACGGTCCCAGAGTCGGTCGCGGTGATGGGCGAGGCGGTCTACGTCGTCACGGCGGGGTCGGTCCGCGCGGTCGAGAGACGCGGAGGAGTCGAACGCTGGCGGTTCGACCCGGAGCGGGGAGTTCAGGCGGCGACGCCGACCGACGGTCGAATCTACGTGAGTACCGATTCGGGGTCGGTGGTCGCGCTCCGGACCGACGGGTCGGTCGCGTGGACCGCGTCGGTCGGCGACTGGGTGGGGACTCGCCCGGCGGTCCACGACGGGACCGTCTTCGTGGGAACCGGCGACAGCAGGCTGACGGCGCTCCGTACCGACGACGGAGGCGAGCGCTGGTCGGTGCAGTTAGTGACCTCCGAGTCGAACGCCCGCGAAGTCCCCGGCGACGTCGCCGTGACCGACTGTGGCGTGTTCGCCACGCCTCACGGCGGCGTCGTCGCGCTCGATTTCGACGGGAGGGTTCGGTGGCGGGCGACCGGCGGACAGTACGTCCTCTCGACCGACGGAGAGACCGTCTATACGGGAACCGAATCCGGTCGCCTAATCGCGCTCTCGGCGGCCGACGGAGCGGTCCGGTGGCGGACGCTGCTCGGGGAGGGCAGCGACCAAAAGGTGGAAGACGTCTCCAGCGACCCGGTCGTCGCCGACGGCACCCTCTACTGTTCGACCCGGCCGGGCAGTCTCCACTCGCTCGACGCGGACACCCGGACCGAGAACTGGAACCTCGAGTTCGACTCGTCGTCAGAACCCGAGAAGCCCGCCGCGGTGGACGACGAACTGTTCGTGTCGGTCGGTCCATCGCTGGTCGCGCTGGAGTAATCGAATCGCTCATCGATACCGCCAAAACGCTGTTATCGTCCTTCGTCGTATTCCGCCCTCGTGAACGGTCGCACGCCGCCCAGAGTCCTCCTCGCAGTCGTCGTCCTCGGACTGGTCCTCTCGCTCGCCGTCGGATTCGTGACCGCCGGGCCGTCGCCCAACCAGCGATACGACCGGTCCGCCGACATCGCGACCGGCGACCGCCAACAGATGGTCGAAACCCGGCGCGGCGTCACCGTCGTCACGGCCCAGAAGGGAGGCATGCGCGGCCTCTCGGGCGAACTCGTCGCCTTCCGGCCGAACGGGACCGTCCTCTACCACACCGACCGACACAGTTCCTACTGGGACGTGGACCCGAGCATCCGGGGGAAGCGGACCGTCACCTACGTCGCAACGAAGTGGCTCAACGAGTCGGTCTGTGGCGGTGGCCCGCTGTTGGCCGACCGAGGGGACTGCCGTCGGAACGTTGTCGAACGCCTGAACCTGACCACCGGCGAACGAACCCGACTCTACGCCCACCGGATGGAAGGCGGTCGGTGGCACGACGTGGACGTAATCAACGACACTCACATCCTCGTCGGCGACATCGGCAACGAGGCCGTCTTCGTGGTCAACACGACGTCGGGCATCCGGGAGTGGACGTGGACCGCCGAGAGCGAACTCCCGATAACCGGCGGCGGGAGCTACGACAAGGACTGGGTCCACATCAACGACGTGGAACTGCTGGACGACGGCCGCATCATGGTGGACTTGCGGAATCAGGACCAAATCGCCTTCCTGAACCGAAGCCGCGGCATCGAGGCCAACTGGACCCTCGGGAGCGAGAACGAGTACGACACCCTGCGCGAACAGCACAATCCGGACTACATTCCCGAAGAGCGAGGCGGCCCGGCCGTCGTCGTCGCCGACTCCGAGAACGACCGCGTCGTGGAGTACCAGCGCGAGAACGGGAGTTGGAACCGGTCGTGGGTCTGGACCGACGACGCGATGCAGTGGCCCCGCGACGCCGACCGCCTGCCCAACGGCAACACCCTCGTCACCGACACCATCGGCGACCGGGTGTTCGAGGTGAACGAGACCGGCGCTATCGTCTGGAAGATACCCGTCGAACGGGCCTACGAGGCCGAACGCCTCGGCACGGGCGGCGAGAGTGCGGGCGGGCCGAGTGCCGCGGCGGCCGGCCTCCAGTCGCGGCGCGCACAGCCGCCGTCGGGACTCGCCGAGCAGTTCGAAGAGGCGGTCCGCGACGCGGTACCCGTCCAAGTCCAGAACGGACTGCTCGGATACTTCTTCCCGTGGTGGATGGGGTTCTACGACGTGCTGGCGACGTTCGCGCTGGTCGCCGTCCTCGCGGTCTGGGGCGGACTCGAACTGTGGTGGTCGTCGCTCTCGCTCCCGACCCGACTACCGTCGAGTCTCGACTCCCTATCCTCGGTCCGGTTGCTCCTCCTGTTGACCGGACTGGCGGCCGTCGGCTACGTCGCCTCGGTGGTCGCGTCGCTGATTTGACGTGAACCGGGGCTTCGCGGGGGACTCATAAACGTCGTGACTACTGGGCCAACGGGCTTTTTTTCGTGACGCGAGTATCGACGCTATCGAATGACGGAGAGTCGGCTCGACCCGATTCTCGGGGCTTTGGCACATTCCCGACGACGCGCAGTAGTACGCTGTCTGAACAGAGAGTATCTGCCGATTCCGGTCCCGTCCTTTTCGACCTACCTGGCGCTGTCGCTGTTTCCCGACGCGGACACCGACGACTTCGAGGCGTTCTGAGCCGAGATTCAGAGCAGCCTCTACCACGTCCACCTGCCGAAACTGGCCGACGCCGGCATCGTGACCTACGACCGGGACCTCGCCGACGGCGTCATCGACGAGGGACCCGAGTTCGAGACCGCGGTGGCGTTTCTGGAGATCTAATGTCGGAGCCTGGGCAAGTGGCTTTTTGAGGGCCGGACGCTTAGTCGCCTCCGATGAGTATCCGGCGGCTGGTGCGTGGCACCATCGAGTGGGAGCGACTCGAAGCGGTCTTCGTGGAGATGGCTCGGCGCTACGACCGGCCGGAGTTACGCGTCGAGTTTCTGGACGCCGACAACTGGCTCTCGACGCCCTGCGTGGTGGACGAACGATGGTTCGTCAAGATAATCACGCGCCAGAACTCGATAGTC
Protein-coding sequences here:
- a CDS encoding archaellin/type IV pilin N-terminal domain-containing protein, giving the protein MFDTDNWRPDRAQVGIGTLIVFIAMVLVAAIAAGVLINTAGFLQTKSEQTGTEATGQVTNRVNVVSTVGIVGNDQSIHMVNLTVMKSSGSGDVNLSTATVEWLGPDSGKILTRADDGVANDTRFNVSTIKDIQNTYPVLVDQGDRFRISLNTAELTENSHGLRESEEFTIKIVTSAGAVTYHHSVPQTLTSQKAVSL
- a CDS encoding outer membrane protein assembly factor BamB family protein, which translates into the protein MSPDEPSTTRRAFLAATGTTAVAGCSGPLSASGSTATTTNDETTSEQSAGNTRDWPQIGRTETHNGYVPALAADDEPSASAETTVSGSLTTPTVVGDTVFVTRGAPGTDGPEATLEAYALASGERLWQTEVGDGEWTQETSPILLDGTLIVPQSDGSEVSVHGLDADTGDVRWHVSTAATRIRGPVAASSHLVVTTAGRHPNQTGESPVEATLRVYEL
- a CDS encoding acyl-CoA dehydrogenase family protein, translated to MDFSLPDEHQMIRDEVRRFCDEEIEPIAQDIEDEHRFPEEIFSQLADLDMMGVPVSEEWGGLGGDQLMYALVTEELGRVSGSIGLSYAAHVSLASKPIELFGTEEQKERWLRPLAEGEYLGSWALTEPGSGSDASDMDTMAEKEGDEWVLNGTKQFITNANVAGSVLVKAVTDPGAGYDGISTFIVDPEQDDGFEVTTVWDKMGLNASPTCEIQLDDVRLPEDRLLGEEGDGWDQTKKTLDGGRISIAALSTGLAQGAFEAAKEYSTEREQFGQPISKFDAIRNKVVSMDRKVERARLLTHKAAWKYDQGNSVSHESALAKLDASEAAREVAEDAVQTLGGYGYTEDFAPQRFFRDAKLMEIGEGTSEIQHLVIGRELGL
- a CDS encoding outer membrane protein assembly factor BamB family protein; translated protein: MASPSRRDLLRATGLGLAAIAGCAGREAPPNDTTMHTATETRHTETTTQTTTDTMSETATSAPRDCVPESIPENGWPLPDRGPTGANYAPAATGPTEKPTVRWKRTVEEPETEGYLDVALTSPVVTADRIFVGKALYPGTENEMPDENAVHAYDRETGELDWSHPTKATVPESVAVMGEAVYVVTAGSVRAVERRGGVERWRFDPERGVQAATPTDGRIYVSTDSGSVVALRTDGSVAWTASVGDWVGTRPAVHDGTVFVGTGDSRLTALRTDDGGERWSVQLVTSESNAREVPGDVAVTDCGVFATPHGGVVALDFDGRVRWRATGGQYVLSTDGETVYTGTESGRLIALSAADGAVRWRTLLGEGSDQKVEDVSSDPVVADGTLYCSTRPGSLHSLDADTRTENWNLEFDSSSEPEKPAAVDDELFVSVGPSLVALE
- a CDS encoding arylsulfotransferase family protein — protein: MNGRTPPRVLLAVVVLGLVLSLAVGFVTAGPSPNQRYDRSADIATGDRQQMVETRRGVTVVTAQKGGMRGLSGELVAFRPNGTVLYHTDRHSSYWDVDPSIRGKRTVTYVATKWLNESVCGGGPLLADRGDCRRNVVERLNLTTGERTRLYAHRMEGGRWHDVDVINDTHILVGDIGNEAVFVVNTTSGIREWTWTAESELPITGGGSYDKDWVHINDVELLDDGRIMVDLRNQDQIAFLNRSRGIEANWTLGSENEYDTLREQHNPDYIPEERGGPAVVVADSENDRVVEYQRENGSWNRSWVWTDDAMQWPRDADRLPNGNTLVTDTIGDRVFEVNETGAIVWKIPVERAYEAERLGTGGESAGGPSAAAAGLQSRRAQPPSGLAEQFEEAVRDAVPVQVQNGLLGYFFPWWMGFYDVLATFALVAVLAVWGGLELWWSSLSLPTRLPSSLDSLSSVRLLLLLTGLAAVGYVASVVASLI
- a CDS encoding DUF7344 domain-containing protein — encoded protein: MQSSLYHVHLPKLADAGIVTYDRDLADGVIDEGPEFETAVAFLEI